The Pelodiscus sinensis isolate JC-2024 chromosome 6, ASM4963464v1, whole genome shotgun sequence genome has a segment encoding these proteins:
- the CDC20B gene encoding cell division cycle protein 20 homolog B isoform X6: MEWKLERSASRKVKTDEDMLWEKVMKTLGKELKQIRKQSLQKLTKTPDSAKPTYSRFKSCIVKKLTSNIPVASSPIITRWQQTHTRSQAEQTFTECQPINLFPADGSVQVRTPEKISTIPVFFHVPIKNSTKEPDIITNATASCHETTYLQVKNKRRAEIAKEQKCLTQLVMLQENGYRISENDDIKICGNTECVWKGCQNGIHNEFTAHRISTNIKSLMPLEPEVRLHITGLRNDYYLNLLDWNQGNLIAIALGSAAHIWNGELHQSVQRVNLNSSSKYISSVAWIKEGTCLAVGTSDGEVQLWDIETKKRLRNMFGHLSVVGAMSWNHYILSSGSRLGLIHHHDVRIAQHHVGTLCHSKQSICSLKWSPDSKLLASGSSDGLLNIWPNDPGLTVHCKPLKAIPQASAVKAMDWCPWQSEILATGGGMKDGFLRVWDISKGKIIRTTDTKSQICSLLWLPKTNELMTGQGIPKNQMKIWKYPTLTNSTELHGHKGRVLHIALSPDHCRIFSLAADGLACVWKYG, encoded by the exons ATGGAGTGGAAATTAGAAAGATCTGCTTCTAGGAAGGTCAAGACTGATGAAGACATGTTGTGG gagaaagtAATGAAAACACTTGGGAAAGAGCTTAAGCAAATCAGAAAACAAAGTTTACAGAAGCTCACTAAG acacctgattcagcaaagcctACCTATTCACGATTTAAAAGTTGCATTGTGAAGAAACTGACTTCCAACATTCCTGTTGCTAGTAGCCCTATCATCACAAGGTGGCAGCAGACACACACAAGAAGTCAGGCCGAGCAAACTTTCACAGAGTGTCAGCCTATTAATCTCTTTCCAGCTGATGGATCAGTACAAGTAAGGACTCCTGAGAAGATCTCAACAATCCCAG TATTCTTTCACGTGCCCATCAAAAATTCTACCAAGGAACCTGATATCATTACTAATGCCACAGCCAGCTGTCATGAGACAACTTATttacaagttaaaaataaaaggagAGCTGAAATTGCAAAGGAGCAG AAATGTCTCACGCAGCTGGTAATGCTCCAAGAGAATGGATATAGAATCTCAGAAAATGACGATATAAAGATCTGTGGAAACACTGAATGTGTTTGGAAAG GCTGCCAGAATGGAATACATAATGAATTTACCGCTCACAGAATTTCCACTAATATCAAATCTCTCATGCCATTGGAGCCAGAGGTTAGGCTTCATATTACCGGCTTACGCAATGATTACT ATCTAAATTTACTGGACTGGAACCAGGGAAATCTCATTGCCATTGCTCTAGGATCTGCTGCACACATTTGGAATGGGGAATTGCACCAAAGCGTTCAAAGAGTTAATTTAAATTCCAgttcaaaatatatttcttctGTGGCCTGGATAAAAGAGGGAACTTGCCTTGCAGTTGGCACCAGTGACGGAGAAGTGCAA tTATGGGACATTGAAACCAAAAAGAGGTTGAGAAATATGTTTGGTCACCTTTCTGTGGTGGGAGCCATGAGCTGGAATCATTATATACTTAGCAG TGGCTCTAGACTAGGATTAATTCATCATCATGATGTTCGGATTGCTCAGCACCATGTAGGGACTCTTTGTCATAGCAAGCAGAGCATTTGCAGCCTGAAATGGTCCCCAGACAGTAAGCTGCTGGCAAGTGGGTCCAGTGATGGTCTATTGAATATCTGGCCTAACGACCCCGGTTTGACAGTGCATTGCAAGCCACTGAAAGCCATACCCCAAGCTTCAGCAGTAAAG GCTATGGACTGGTGTCCATGGCAGTCAGAaatccttgccacaggaggtggAATGAAGGATGGATTTTTACGTGTCTGGGACATAAGCAAAGGGAAGATCATCAGAACCACAGACACAAAATCTCAG ATTTGCTCCCTGTTGTGGTTACCCAAAACCAATGAATTGATGACTGGACAGGGTATCCCTAAAAATCAGATGAAAATATGGAAATATCCCACACTTACCAATTCAACTGAGCTTCATG GACATAAAGGACGAGTCTTACACATAGCACTGAGCCCGGATCATTGCAGGATCTTTTCTCTTGCAGCTGATGGACTGGCTTGTGTGTGGAAATATGGCTAG
- the CDC20B gene encoding cell division cycle protein 20 homolog B isoform X3, whose translation MEWKLERSASRKVKTDEDMLWEKVMKTLGKELKQIRKQSLQKLTKTPDSAKPTYSRFKSCIVKKLTSNIPVASSPIITRWQQTHTRSQAEQTFTECQPINLFPADGSVQVRTPEKISTIPVFFHVPIKNSTKEPDIITNATASCHETTYLQVKNKRRAEIAKEQKCLTQLVMLQENGYRISENDDIKICGNTECVWKGVHKYIKGRHGCQNGIHNEFTAHRISTNIKSLMPLEPEVRLHITGLRNDYYLNLLDWNQGNLIAIALGSAAHIWNGELHQSVQRVNLNSSSKYISSVAWIKEGTCLAVGTSDGEVQLWDIETKKRLRNMFGHLSVVGAMSWNHYILSSGSRLGLIHHHDVRIAQHHVGTLCHSKQSICSLKWSPDSKLLASGSSDGLLNIWPNDPGLTVHCKPLKAIPQASAVKAMDWCPWQSEILATGGGMKDGFLRVWDISKGKIIRTTDTKSQICSLLWLPKTNELMTGQGIPKNQMKIWKYPTLTNSTELHGHKGRVLHIALSPDHCRIFSLAADGLACVWKYG comes from the exons ATGGAGTGGAAATTAGAAAGATCTGCTTCTAGGAAGGTCAAGACTGATGAAGACATGTTGTGG gagaaagtAATGAAAACACTTGGGAAAGAGCTTAAGCAAATCAGAAAACAAAGTTTACAGAAGCTCACTAAG acacctgattcagcaaagcctACCTATTCACGATTTAAAAGTTGCATTGTGAAGAAACTGACTTCCAACATTCCTGTTGCTAGTAGCCCTATCATCACAAGGTGGCAGCAGACACACACAAGAAGTCAGGCCGAGCAAACTTTCACAGAGTGTCAGCCTATTAATCTCTTTCCAGCTGATGGATCAGTACAAGTAAGGACTCCTGAGAAGATCTCAACAATCCCAG TATTCTTTCACGTGCCCATCAAAAATTCTACCAAGGAACCTGATATCATTACTAATGCCACAGCCAGCTGTCATGAGACAACTTATttacaagttaaaaataaaaggagAGCTGAAATTGCAAAGGAGCAG AAATGTCTCACGCAGCTGGTAATGCTCCAAGAGAATGGATATAGAATCTCAGAAAATGACGATATAAAGATCTGTGGAAACACTGAATGTGTTTGGAAAG GAGTGCACAAATACATCAAAGGCAGGCATG GCTGCCAGAATGGAATACATAATGAATTTACCGCTCACAGAATTTCCACTAATATCAAATCTCTCATGCCATTGGAGCCAGAGGTTAGGCTTCATATTACCGGCTTACGCAATGATTACT ATCTAAATTTACTGGACTGGAACCAGGGAAATCTCATTGCCATTGCTCTAGGATCTGCTGCACACATTTGGAATGGGGAATTGCACCAAAGCGTTCAAAGAGTTAATTTAAATTCCAgttcaaaatatatttcttctGTGGCCTGGATAAAAGAGGGAACTTGCCTTGCAGTTGGCACCAGTGACGGAGAAGTGCAA tTATGGGACATTGAAACCAAAAAGAGGTTGAGAAATATGTTTGGTCACCTTTCTGTGGTGGGAGCCATGAGCTGGAATCATTATATACTTAGCAG TGGCTCTAGACTAGGATTAATTCATCATCATGATGTTCGGATTGCTCAGCACCATGTAGGGACTCTTTGTCATAGCAAGCAGAGCATTTGCAGCCTGAAATGGTCCCCAGACAGTAAGCTGCTGGCAAGTGGGTCCAGTGATGGTCTATTGAATATCTGGCCTAACGACCCCGGTTTGACAGTGCATTGCAAGCCACTGAAAGCCATACCCCAAGCTTCAGCAGTAAAG GCTATGGACTGGTGTCCATGGCAGTCAGAaatccttgccacaggaggtggAATGAAGGATGGATTTTTACGTGTCTGGGACATAAGCAAAGGGAAGATCATCAGAACCACAGACACAAAATCTCAG ATTTGCTCCCTGTTGTGGTTACCCAAAACCAATGAATTGATGACTGGACAGGGTATCCCTAAAAATCAGATGAAAATATGGAAATATCCCACACTTACCAATTCAACTGAGCTTCATG GACATAAAGGACGAGTCTTACACATAGCACTGAGCCCGGATCATTGCAGGATCTTTTCTCTTGCAGCTGATGGACTGGCTTGTGTGTGGAAATATGGCTAG
- the CDC20B gene encoding cell division cycle protein 20 homolog B isoform X8: MEWKLERSASRKVKTDEDMLWEKVMKTLGKELKQIRKQSLQKLTKTPDSAKPTYSRFKSCIVKKLTSNIPVASSPIITRWQQTHTRSQAEQTFTECQPINLFPADGSVQVRTPEKISTIPVFFHVPIKNSTKEPDIITNATASCHETTYLQVKNKRRAEIAKEQKCLTQLVMLQENGYRISENDDIKICGNTECVWKGVHKYIKGRHGCQNGIHNEFTAHRISTNIKSLMPLEPEVRLHITGLRNDYYLNLLDWNQGNLIAIALGSAAHIWNGELHQSVQRVNLNSSSKYISSVAWIKEGTCLAVGTSDGEVQLWDIETKKRLRNMFGHLSVVGAMSWNHYILSSGSRLGLIHHHDVRIAQHHVGTLCHSKQSICSLKWSPDSKLLASGSSDGLLNIWPNDPGLTVHCKPLKAIPQASAVKAMDWCPWQSEILATGGGMKDGFLRVWDISKGKIIRTTDTKSQICSLLWLPKTNELMTGQGIPKNQMKIWKYPTLTNSTELHAGEAMDSEWAEERKE, translated from the exons ATGGAGTGGAAATTAGAAAGATCTGCTTCTAGGAAGGTCAAGACTGATGAAGACATGTTGTGG gagaaagtAATGAAAACACTTGGGAAAGAGCTTAAGCAAATCAGAAAACAAAGTTTACAGAAGCTCACTAAG acacctgattcagcaaagcctACCTATTCACGATTTAAAAGTTGCATTGTGAAGAAACTGACTTCCAACATTCCTGTTGCTAGTAGCCCTATCATCACAAGGTGGCAGCAGACACACACAAGAAGTCAGGCCGAGCAAACTTTCACAGAGTGTCAGCCTATTAATCTCTTTCCAGCTGATGGATCAGTACAAGTAAGGACTCCTGAGAAGATCTCAACAATCCCAG TATTCTTTCACGTGCCCATCAAAAATTCTACCAAGGAACCTGATATCATTACTAATGCCACAGCCAGCTGTCATGAGACAACTTATttacaagttaaaaataaaaggagAGCTGAAATTGCAAAGGAGCAG AAATGTCTCACGCAGCTGGTAATGCTCCAAGAGAATGGATATAGAATCTCAGAAAATGACGATATAAAGATCTGTGGAAACACTGAATGTGTTTGGAAAG GAGTGCACAAATACATCAAAGGCAGGCATG GCTGCCAGAATGGAATACATAATGAATTTACCGCTCACAGAATTTCCACTAATATCAAATCTCTCATGCCATTGGAGCCAGAGGTTAGGCTTCATATTACCGGCTTACGCAATGATTACT ATCTAAATTTACTGGACTGGAACCAGGGAAATCTCATTGCCATTGCTCTAGGATCTGCTGCACACATTTGGAATGGGGAATTGCACCAAAGCGTTCAAAGAGTTAATTTAAATTCCAgttcaaaatatatttcttctGTGGCCTGGATAAAAGAGGGAACTTGCCTTGCAGTTGGCACCAGTGACGGAGAAGTGCAA tTATGGGACATTGAAACCAAAAAGAGGTTGAGAAATATGTTTGGTCACCTTTCTGTGGTGGGAGCCATGAGCTGGAATCATTATATACTTAGCAG TGGCTCTAGACTAGGATTAATTCATCATCATGATGTTCGGATTGCTCAGCACCATGTAGGGACTCTTTGTCATAGCAAGCAGAGCATTTGCAGCCTGAAATGGTCCCCAGACAGTAAGCTGCTGGCAAGTGGGTCCAGTGATGGTCTATTGAATATCTGGCCTAACGACCCCGGTTTGACAGTGCATTGCAAGCCACTGAAAGCCATACCCCAAGCTTCAGCAGTAAAG GCTATGGACTGGTGTCCATGGCAGTCAGAaatccttgccacaggaggtggAATGAAGGATGGATTTTTACGTGTCTGGGACATAAGCAAAGGGAAGATCATCAGAACCACAGACACAAAATCTCAG ATTTGCTCCCTGTTGTGGTTACCCAAAACCAATGAATTGATGACTGGACAGGGTATCCCTAAAAATCAGATGAAAATATGGAAATATCCCACACTTACCAATTCAACTGAGCTTCATG CAGGAGAAGCAATGGACTCAGAATGGGCTGAAGAGAGAAAAGAATGA
- the CDC20B gene encoding cell division cycle protein 20 homolog B isoform X5 → MEWKLERSASRKVKTDEDMLWEKVMKTLGKELKQIRKQSLQKLTKTPDSAKPTYSRFKSCIVKKLTSNIPVASSPIITRWQQTHTRSQAEQTFTECQPINLFPADGSVQVRTPEKISTIPVFFHVPIKNSTKEPDIITNATASCHETTYLQVKNKRRAEIAKEQKCLTQLVMLQENGYRISENDDIKICGNTECVWKGVHKYIKGRHGCQNGIHNEFTAHRISTNIKSLMPLEPEVRLHITGLRNDYYLNLLDWNQGNLIAIALGSAAHIWNGELHQSVQRVNLNSSSKYISSVAWIKEGTCLAVGTSDGEVQLWDIETKKRLRNMFGHLSVVGAMSWNHYILSSGSRLGLIHHHDVRIAQHHVGTLCHSKQSICSLKWSPDSKLLASGSSDGLLNIWPNDPGLTVHCKPLKAIPQASAVKAMDWCPWQSEILATGGGMKDGFLRVWDISKGKIIRTTDTKSQICSLLWLPKTNELMTGQGIPKNQMKIWKYPTLTNSTELHVFVIQIEPLWSRSPWFDNLRGPVLQD, encoded by the exons ATGGAGTGGAAATTAGAAAGATCTGCTTCTAGGAAGGTCAAGACTGATGAAGACATGTTGTGG gagaaagtAATGAAAACACTTGGGAAAGAGCTTAAGCAAATCAGAAAACAAAGTTTACAGAAGCTCACTAAG acacctgattcagcaaagcctACCTATTCACGATTTAAAAGTTGCATTGTGAAGAAACTGACTTCCAACATTCCTGTTGCTAGTAGCCCTATCATCACAAGGTGGCAGCAGACACACACAAGAAGTCAGGCCGAGCAAACTTTCACAGAGTGTCAGCCTATTAATCTCTTTCCAGCTGATGGATCAGTACAAGTAAGGACTCCTGAGAAGATCTCAACAATCCCAG TATTCTTTCACGTGCCCATCAAAAATTCTACCAAGGAACCTGATATCATTACTAATGCCACAGCCAGCTGTCATGAGACAACTTATttacaagttaaaaataaaaggagAGCTGAAATTGCAAAGGAGCAG AAATGTCTCACGCAGCTGGTAATGCTCCAAGAGAATGGATATAGAATCTCAGAAAATGACGATATAAAGATCTGTGGAAACACTGAATGTGTTTGGAAAG GAGTGCACAAATACATCAAAGGCAGGCATG GCTGCCAGAATGGAATACATAATGAATTTACCGCTCACAGAATTTCCACTAATATCAAATCTCTCATGCCATTGGAGCCAGAGGTTAGGCTTCATATTACCGGCTTACGCAATGATTACT ATCTAAATTTACTGGACTGGAACCAGGGAAATCTCATTGCCATTGCTCTAGGATCTGCTGCACACATTTGGAATGGGGAATTGCACCAAAGCGTTCAAAGAGTTAATTTAAATTCCAgttcaaaatatatttcttctGTGGCCTGGATAAAAGAGGGAACTTGCCTTGCAGTTGGCACCAGTGACGGAGAAGTGCAA tTATGGGACATTGAAACCAAAAAGAGGTTGAGAAATATGTTTGGTCACCTTTCTGTGGTGGGAGCCATGAGCTGGAATCATTATATACTTAGCAG TGGCTCTAGACTAGGATTAATTCATCATCATGATGTTCGGATTGCTCAGCACCATGTAGGGACTCTTTGTCATAGCAAGCAGAGCATTTGCAGCCTGAAATGGTCCCCAGACAGTAAGCTGCTGGCAAGTGGGTCCAGTGATGGTCTATTGAATATCTGGCCTAACGACCCCGGTTTGACAGTGCATTGCAAGCCACTGAAAGCCATACCCCAAGCTTCAGCAGTAAAG GCTATGGACTGGTGTCCATGGCAGTCAGAaatccttgccacaggaggtggAATGAAGGATGGATTTTTACGTGTCTGGGACATAAGCAAAGGGAAGATCATCAGAACCACAGACACAAAATCTCAG ATTTGCTCCCTGTTGTGGTTACCCAAAACCAATGAATTGATGACTGGACAGGGTATCCCTAAAAATCAGATGAAAATATGGAAATATCCCACACTTACCAATTCAACTGAGCTTCATG
- the CDC20B gene encoding cell division cycle protein 20 homolog B isoform X4, which yields MEWKLERSASRKVKTDEDMLWEKVMKTLGKELKQIRKQSLQKLTKTPDSAKPTYSRFKSCIVKKLTSNIPVASSPIITRWQQTHTRSQAEQTFTECQPINLFPADGSVQVRTPEKISTIPVFFHVPIKNSTKEPDIITNATASCHETTYLQVKNKRRAEIAKEQKCLTQLVMLQENGYRISENDDIKICGNTECVWKGVHKYIKGRHGCQNGIHNEFTAHRISTNIKSLMPLEPEVRLHITGLRNDYYLNLLDWNQGNLIAIALGSAAHIWNGELHQSVQRVNLNSSSKYISSVAWIKEGTCLAVGTSDGEVQLWDIETKKRLRNMFGHLSVVGAMSWNHYILSSGSRLGLIHHHDVRIAQHHVGTLCHSKQSICSLKWSPDSKLLASGSSDGLLNIWPNDPGLTVHCKPLKAIPQASAVKAMDWCPWQSEILATGGGMKDGFLRVWDISKGKIIRTTDTKSQICSLLWLPKTNELMTGQGIPKNQMKIWKYPTLTNSTELHGKKTLKIFMELAEYISMHGTIHHFGS from the exons ATGGAGTGGAAATTAGAAAGATCTGCTTCTAGGAAGGTCAAGACTGATGAAGACATGTTGTGG gagaaagtAATGAAAACACTTGGGAAAGAGCTTAAGCAAATCAGAAAACAAAGTTTACAGAAGCTCACTAAG acacctgattcagcaaagcctACCTATTCACGATTTAAAAGTTGCATTGTGAAGAAACTGACTTCCAACATTCCTGTTGCTAGTAGCCCTATCATCACAAGGTGGCAGCAGACACACACAAGAAGTCAGGCCGAGCAAACTTTCACAGAGTGTCAGCCTATTAATCTCTTTCCAGCTGATGGATCAGTACAAGTAAGGACTCCTGAGAAGATCTCAACAATCCCAG TATTCTTTCACGTGCCCATCAAAAATTCTACCAAGGAACCTGATATCATTACTAATGCCACAGCCAGCTGTCATGAGACAACTTATttacaagttaaaaataaaaggagAGCTGAAATTGCAAAGGAGCAG AAATGTCTCACGCAGCTGGTAATGCTCCAAGAGAATGGATATAGAATCTCAGAAAATGACGATATAAAGATCTGTGGAAACACTGAATGTGTTTGGAAAG GAGTGCACAAATACATCAAAGGCAGGCATG GCTGCCAGAATGGAATACATAATGAATTTACCGCTCACAGAATTTCCACTAATATCAAATCTCTCATGCCATTGGAGCCAGAGGTTAGGCTTCATATTACCGGCTTACGCAATGATTACT ATCTAAATTTACTGGACTGGAACCAGGGAAATCTCATTGCCATTGCTCTAGGATCTGCTGCACACATTTGGAATGGGGAATTGCACCAAAGCGTTCAAAGAGTTAATTTAAATTCCAgttcaaaatatatttcttctGTGGCCTGGATAAAAGAGGGAACTTGCCTTGCAGTTGGCACCAGTGACGGAGAAGTGCAA tTATGGGACATTGAAACCAAAAAGAGGTTGAGAAATATGTTTGGTCACCTTTCTGTGGTGGGAGCCATGAGCTGGAATCATTATATACTTAGCAG TGGCTCTAGACTAGGATTAATTCATCATCATGATGTTCGGATTGCTCAGCACCATGTAGGGACTCTTTGTCATAGCAAGCAGAGCATTTGCAGCCTGAAATGGTCCCCAGACAGTAAGCTGCTGGCAAGTGGGTCCAGTGATGGTCTATTGAATATCTGGCCTAACGACCCCGGTTTGACAGTGCATTGCAAGCCACTGAAAGCCATACCCCAAGCTTCAGCAGTAAAG GCTATGGACTGGTGTCCATGGCAGTCAGAaatccttgccacaggaggtggAATGAAGGATGGATTTTTACGTGTCTGGGACATAAGCAAAGGGAAGATCATCAGAACCACAGACACAAAATCTCAG ATTTGCTCCCTGTTGTGGTTACCCAAAACCAATGAATTGATGACTGGACAGGGTATCCCTAAAAATCAGATGAAAATATGGAAATATCCCACACTTACCAATTCAACTGAGCTTCATG
- the CDC20B gene encoding cell division cycle protein 20 homolog B isoform X7 — translation MEWKLERSASRKVKTDEDMLWEKVMKTLGKELKQIRKQSLQKLTKTPDSAKPTYSRFKSCIVKKLTSNIPVASSPIITRWQQTHTRSQAEQTFTECQPINLFPADGSVQVRTPEKISTIPVFFHVPIKNSTKEPDIITNATASCHETTYLQVKNKRRAEIAKEQKCLTQLVMLQENGYRISENDDIKICGNTECVWKGVHKYIKGRHGCQNGIHNEFTAHRISTNIKSLMPLEPEVRLHITGLRNDYYLNLLDWNQGNLIAIALGSAAHIWNGELHQSVQRVNLNSSSKYISSVAWIKEGTCLAVGTSDGEVQLWDIETKKRLRNMFGHLSVVGAMSWNHYILSSGSRLGLIHHHDVRIAQHHVGTLCHSKQSICSLKWSPDSKLLASGSSDGLLNIWPNDPGLTVHCKPLKAIPQASAVKAMDWCPWQSEILATGGGMKDGFLRVWDISKGKIIRTTDTKSQICSLLWLPKTNELMTGQGIPKNQMKIWKYPTLTNSTELHELVPGSLHGHQERYLNK, via the exons ATGGAGTGGAAATTAGAAAGATCTGCTTCTAGGAAGGTCAAGACTGATGAAGACATGTTGTGG gagaaagtAATGAAAACACTTGGGAAAGAGCTTAAGCAAATCAGAAAACAAAGTTTACAGAAGCTCACTAAG acacctgattcagcaaagcctACCTATTCACGATTTAAAAGTTGCATTGTGAAGAAACTGACTTCCAACATTCCTGTTGCTAGTAGCCCTATCATCACAAGGTGGCAGCAGACACACACAAGAAGTCAGGCCGAGCAAACTTTCACAGAGTGTCAGCCTATTAATCTCTTTCCAGCTGATGGATCAGTACAAGTAAGGACTCCTGAGAAGATCTCAACAATCCCAG TATTCTTTCACGTGCCCATCAAAAATTCTACCAAGGAACCTGATATCATTACTAATGCCACAGCCAGCTGTCATGAGACAACTTATttacaagttaaaaataaaaggagAGCTGAAATTGCAAAGGAGCAG AAATGTCTCACGCAGCTGGTAATGCTCCAAGAGAATGGATATAGAATCTCAGAAAATGACGATATAAAGATCTGTGGAAACACTGAATGTGTTTGGAAAG GAGTGCACAAATACATCAAAGGCAGGCATG GCTGCCAGAATGGAATACATAATGAATTTACCGCTCACAGAATTTCCACTAATATCAAATCTCTCATGCCATTGGAGCCAGAGGTTAGGCTTCATATTACCGGCTTACGCAATGATTACT ATCTAAATTTACTGGACTGGAACCAGGGAAATCTCATTGCCATTGCTCTAGGATCTGCTGCACACATTTGGAATGGGGAATTGCACCAAAGCGTTCAAAGAGTTAATTTAAATTCCAgttcaaaatatatttcttctGTGGCCTGGATAAAAGAGGGAACTTGCCTTGCAGTTGGCACCAGTGACGGAGAAGTGCAA tTATGGGACATTGAAACCAAAAAGAGGTTGAGAAATATGTTTGGTCACCTTTCTGTGGTGGGAGCCATGAGCTGGAATCATTATATACTTAGCAG TGGCTCTAGACTAGGATTAATTCATCATCATGATGTTCGGATTGCTCAGCACCATGTAGGGACTCTTTGTCATAGCAAGCAGAGCATTTGCAGCCTGAAATGGTCCCCAGACAGTAAGCTGCTGGCAAGTGGGTCCAGTGATGGTCTATTGAATATCTGGCCTAACGACCCCGGTTTGACAGTGCATTGCAAGCCACTGAAAGCCATACCCCAAGCTTCAGCAGTAAAG GCTATGGACTGGTGTCCATGGCAGTCAGAaatccttgccacaggaggtggAATGAAGGATGGATTTTTACGTGTCTGGGACATAAGCAAAGGGAAGATCATCAGAACCACAGACACAAAATCTCAG ATTTGCTCCCTGTTGTGGTTACCCAAAACCAATGAATTGATGACTGGACAGGGTATCCCTAAAAATCAGATGAAAATATGGAAATATCCCACACTTACCAATTCAACTGAGCTTCATG
- the GPX8 gene encoding putative glutathione peroxidase 8 isoform X1: MEPLPLTTFPLKCSLPKARVFVIFLSMVLCTAMLCLLQLKFLKPKIKDFYSFEVKDSRGRIVSLEKYRGKVSLVVNVASYCQHTDKNYIALQELHREFGPSHFTVLAFPCNQFGESEPGSSQEIESFAKGNYGATFPIFYKIKILGSETEPAFKFLIDSSKKEPRWNFWKYLVSPEGKVVKFWRPEEPIENIKPEVASLIRQIIMKKKEDL, encoded by the exons ATGGAGCCTCTGCCTCTCacaacttttcctttaaaatgttCATTGCCCAAAGCAAGGGTGTTTGTCATTTTCCTGTCGATGGTTTTGTGTACAGCGATGCTCTGCCTGTTGCAACTCAAGTTCTTAAAACCTAAAATCAAAGATTTTTATTCTTTTGAAGTGAAGGATTCCAGAGGGAGGATCGTTTCTTTGGAGAAGTACAGAGGCAAA GTGTCTTTGGTTGTAAACGTGGCCAGTTACTGCCAGCACACAGACAAAAACTACATCGCACTGCAAGAATTACACAGAGAGTTTGGTCCATCCCACTTCACTGTTCTGGCCTTTCCGTGCAATCAGTTTGGAGAATCGGAGCCTGGCTCAAGCCAGGAAATAGAATCTTTTGCCAAGGGAAACTATGGAGCAACTTTCCCTATTTTCTACAAAATTAAGATTCTAGGATCTGAAACAGAACCTGCATTTAAATTTCTGATAG ATTCTTCAAAGAAAGAGCCTAGGTGGAATTTCTGGAAGTATCTTGTCAGTCCAGAAGGTAAAGTTGTAAAATTTTGGAGACCTGAAGAGCCCATAGAAAACATCAAGCCAGAAGTAGCATCCCTGATCAGGCAGATCATCATGAAAAAGAAAGAAGATCTCTGA
- the GPX8 gene encoding putative glutathione peroxidase 8 isoform X2: MEPLPLTTFPLKCSLPKARVFVIFLSMVLCTAMLCLLQLKFLKPKIKDFYSFEVKDSRGRIVSLEKYRGKILQRKSLGGISGSILSVQKVKL; the protein is encoded by the exons ATGGAGCCTCTGCCTCTCacaacttttcctttaaaatgttCATTGCCCAAAGCAAGGGTGTTTGTCATTTTCCTGTCGATGGTTTTGTGTACAGCGATGCTCTGCCTGTTGCAACTCAAGTTCTTAAAACCTAAAATCAAAGATTTTTATTCTTTTGAAGTGAAGGATTCCAGAGGGAGGATCGTTTCTTTGGAGAAGTACAGAGGCAAA ATTCTTCAAAGAAAGAGCCTAGGTGGAATTTCTGGAAGTATCTTGTCAGTCCAGAAGGTAAAGTTGTAA